A stretch of Myroides oncorhynchi DNA encodes these proteins:
- a CDS encoding RHS repeat domain-containing protein codes for MKRELTILFFILIKVCLYGQTESVQQTKFNSLENLPPEVRKYVEYGDYSLNYTRAVPNISLPIYTISTKTGLEIPISLDYVSKGIKVNELASNVGLGWLLNAYGVITVDHSLEYDLGVNMKTKLKAYDTGKVYNTDSAVQDLYSYLDVLNSGVVQGKSPVYSYNFLGRNGQFIFDSTGKYFGIPYSDMEISLSLDKNTITIKDTQANIYYFSKHSYRITSDQYPQEFTSNNIFYVLSKIKLSNSEEIEFSYYNENTGLAFLYHYQIQYDFDNDFDLEQSAMKGELGGVDHNLRCNRTLWPENRKVKISGASPNLNIKEIKYGNTKISFKYSSQEGLLIDNTMYRKDVGTTAKALKKIEISYNNQLVNQFMFNYGYFVSDDNSTNRPEKYRLKLLSVTNNQNEVHRFEYNEDVKLPPRDSFALDRWGNYNARIGNQDLLPSLSFKLQGSAGKTDNKYFNGSNRNDAYFSELQAYLLKKITYPTKGYTEFFYSQPTSVIKTVKEKTISFGDGITLNIYDTGSRKTATYSLRDMGYSESNKDVLYLNYTNSCDNAYPSDNSGLDQFVGEGTNGTISINLPSGYTLPPYHRSILYRAGGTKNGVIGPIKSLGDKIDITLIRQGSCFLSGGIRIERTVPDTITSYQTAPIIHLSSYRSYNHNNVLEKEVRYDYKQDIKSPHTQAAYNLPVLHGVSERTMGAVSSANSRTCRAIVRASSAMNHVKEAYFPYVHETIIDVGRTYYEFSAGANNAVSGVLIEPYPSYEYDFNYSVKDDFKQGILLHKSVFGLDSKLKHSLTNTYEFNESFTTLSNNSIGTGSVSYNVLLKGKFSTNLNSITGATGSNNYFSYQLLPIKSAWIRKTSETERSYFENDFIETKKTYLYGNTIESPVQINTVLKNKNRIEKFTYPSSGDLLYANNKKAEVIKYELSENSEKLQTIENTYKNWGNNIIDKQEIKISKGTSALESNQKILHRDSRNGNIIELETDGVKQTYIYGYSSGLLIAKIENASKEEVASALGVSLANLHTIDESKFTQINNLRGNASLKEALITTYEHKPLVGVTKITDAKGEVLLYEYDGFNRLTLIKDSKGNKLKEYQYNYKNN; via the coding sequence ATGAAAAGAGAACTAACAATATTGTTTTTCATTTTAATCAAGGTTTGTCTATATGGGCAAACAGAAAGTGTTCAACAAACAAAGTTTAACTCCTTGGAGAATTTACCTCCCGAGGTTAGAAAGTATGTTGAGTATGGAGATTACTCTTTAAATTATACAAGAGCAGTACCTAATATATCTTTACCTATTTATACCATTTCTACAAAGACAGGATTGGAAATACCCATCAGTTTAGATTATGTTTCAAAGGGAATAAAGGTAAATGAGTTAGCTTCTAATGTTGGGCTTGGTTGGCTTTTAAATGCTTATGGAGTAATAACTGTGGATCACTCTTTAGAGTATGACCTAGGCGTAAATATGAAGACTAAATTAAAAGCCTATGACACAGGAAAAGTATATAATACCGATAGCGCTGTTCAGGATTTATATAGTTATTTGGATGTGCTTAATTCAGGGGTTGTACAAGGAAAGTCACCAGTGTATTCCTACAACTTTTTAGGGCGTAATGGTCAGTTTATTTTTGACTCTACAGGTAAGTATTTTGGTATACCGTACTCAGACATGGAAATATCTCTATCGCTAGATAAAAACACAATCACTATAAAGGATACTCAAGCTAATATTTATTACTTTTCAAAACATTCATATAGAATTACCAGTGATCAATACCCTCAAGAATTTACAAGTAACAATATTTTTTATGTTTTAAGTAAGATAAAACTATCCAATAGCGAAGAGATCGAGTTTAGTTATTACAATGAAAACACCGGTTTAGCCTTTTTATATCATTATCAGATACAATATGATTTTGACAACGACTTTGATTTAGAACAATCAGCTATGAAAGGAGAACTTGGTGGAGTAGATCACAATTTAAGATGTAATAGAACTCTTTGGCCTGAAAATAGGAAGGTTAAAATAAGTGGGGCTAGTCCTAATTTGAATATCAAAGAGATAAAGTATGGAAATACTAAAATAAGTTTTAAATATTCCTCTCAAGAAGGTTTGTTAATAGACAATACTATGTATCGAAAAGATGTAGGCACAACTGCAAAGGCGCTTAAGAAAATAGAAATAAGCTATAACAATCAATTGGTTAATCAGTTTATGTTTAATTACGGATATTTTGTAAGTGATGACAACAGTACTAATAGACCTGAAAAATACAGATTAAAGTTGTTATCAGTAACTAATAATCAAAATGAAGTACATCGTTTTGAATACAATGAAGATGTAAAGTTACCACCTAGAGATTCTTTTGCCTTAGATCGTTGGGGCAATTATAATGCTAGAATTGGAAATCAAGATTTACTTCCTAGTCTTAGTTTTAAGCTTCAAGGTTCTGCAGGAAAAACAGATAATAAATATTTTAATGGATCAAATAGAAATGACGCATATTTTTCAGAATTACAAGCTTATCTATTAAAAAAGATTACTTATCCAACCAAAGGATACACGGAATTTTTTTACAGTCAACCAACAAGTGTTATTAAAACAGTTAAAGAAAAGACGATTTCTTTTGGTGATGGAATAACATTAAATATTTATGATACAGGTTCGCGTAAAACGGCTACTTATAGCTTGCGAGATATGGGATACTCTGAAAGTAATAAAGATGTCTTATATCTTAATTATACCAATAGTTGTGATAATGCTTATCCATCTGATAATTCTGGATTAGATCAATTTGTAGGAGAAGGTACTAATGGTACAATTAGTATTAATTTGCCAAGTGGTTATACGCTTCCTCCTTATCATAGATCTATTCTTTATAGAGCAGGAGGTACTAAGAATGGCGTTATAGGTCCTATAAAATCGTTAGGAGATAAAATAGACATTACTTTAATAAGGCAAGGTAGTTGTTTTTTATCAGGAGGAATTCGTATAGAAAGAACAGTTCCCGATACAATAACAAGTTATCAAACGGCTCCAATAATACATTTAAGTAGCTATAGAAGTTATAATCACAATAACGTATTGGAAAAGGAGGTAAGATATGACTATAAGCAAGATATAAAAAGCCCACATACTCAAGCAGCTTATAACTTACCAGTACTACATGGTGTGTCAGAGAGAACAATGGGAGCTGTTTCCTCTGCTAATTCTAGAACATGTAGAGCTATTGTGAGAGCATCCAGTGCTATGAATCACGTCAAGGAAGCTTATTTCCCTTATGTACACGAGACAATAATAGATGTTGGTAGAACGTATTATGAATTTAGCGCAGGAGCCAATAATGCTGTTAGTGGGGTATTAATAGAGCCTTATCCTAGTTATGAATATGATTTTAATTATTCTGTAAAAGATGATTTTAAACAAGGGATTCTACTTCACAAAAGTGTCTTTGGATTAGATAGCAAGCTAAAGCATAGTTTGACAAATACTTATGAATTTAATGAAAGCTTCACTACTCTATCTAATAATAGCATAGGAACTGGTAGTGTGAGTTATAATGTTCTTTTAAAAGGGAAGTTCTCAACAAATTTAAATAGTATTACAGGAGCTACAGGTAGTAATAATTATTTCTCCTATCAATTACTTCCAATAAAGAGTGCTTGGATTAGAAAGACAAGTGAAACAGAGAGAAGCTATTTTGAAAATGACTTTATAGAGACAAAAAAAACATATCTCTATGGCAACACTATAGAATCGCCAGTTCAGATAAATACCGTTTTAAAAAACAAAAATAGAATTGAGAAGTTTACCTATCCATCAAGTGGAGATCTTTTGTATGCAAATAATAAAAAAGCAGAGGTTATTAAATATGAGCTTTCTGAGAATTCAGAAAAACTACAAACCATAGAAAACACCTATAAGAATTGGGGAAATAATATAATAGATAAACAAGAGATAAAGATTAGTAAAGGAACTTCTGCTTTAGAGAGTAATCAAAAAATACTTCACAGAGATAGTCGAAATGGAAATATAATTGAATTAGAGACAGATGGAGTTAAACAGACTTATATCTATGGTTACAGCAGTGGTCTATTAATCGCTAAGATTGAAAATGCGTCAAAAGAAGAGGTAGCAAGTGCCTTAGGTGTGAGCCTAGCAAATCTTCACACCATAGATGAGAGTAAATTTACTCAGATAAACAACTTAAGAGGTAATGCTTCATTAAAAGAAGCATTAATAACAACCTATGAACACAAGCCTTTAGTTGGAGTAACTAAAATCACAGACGCCAAGGGAGAAGTTCTATTGTATGAGTATGATGGTTTTAATAGACTAACGTTAATAAAAGATTCCAAAGGAAATAAATTAAAAGAGTATCAGTACAACTATAAAAACAACTAA
- a CDS encoding DUF6443 domain-containing protein encodes MKIIKYIALFSICGLNAIVAQSGSQNYIKSTQYTQPTTSSGTAASQIVQVVYYDGLGRPIQEVAVGVSPNKKSVVKHTEYDLNIGQTKNFLSYPTANGSSEYVSEAKVGTLTHYNTDKYQNTTNPYSETLYEKSPLKRVIKTGSAGEDWKISGNNTVDFKYRFNTVNEVKYRQANAALTPATGIYNVTVVDKGNYPVNSLYVSSVSDENGNVTEEFKDQEGKVVLKRVYNNTQGVPQLFSGSSNAPTSSSMPSASNILGEELKGKSVQDVIDNFGTIVDNLEKNANKEIDKTTNTVENLPNNTLRASGVTTGTGETLDTYYIYDQFGNLSIITSPLLNGDVTLANVDKLGYQYKYDTKNRLVAKKLPGKSWEYMVYDKGDRLVAVGPVYDPFGTEAKGWMVTKYDALSRVIYSAFYSATSVTEVDRKTFQDNVNARAVSFEKRASAVSGSPLTYTNTVFPKDNLTILSVNYYDDYTYPGAATNFTAIEGQAVIQNVKGLLTGNWTRVLTTSNESKANISFMLYDYNSRILRSYTKNYLEGYTQVDTKYTFTGLPLKVTTKHKRDNLVTDVQQIEENFVYDHAERLLHQTHKVNSLAEVVLFENVYDELGALEKKRVGGKRPNTTPIANTFLQELQYKYNIRGWLTDINNTSNISQLNNGKSTLFALKLNYNKPEQKSAGVKGLYNGNITEQIWKSALDNKRRSYGYVYDGANRLVLGSFNAPDLNSASTANLYDEKLGYDKNGNITRLDRNGASLAGVVTTIDKLTYGYEPGSNRLSTVRDASGNQEGFKQVNTSGADYSYDEFGNLTNDKHKKISKIKYNHLNLPVEINFGTDKIEYIYTSSGEKVQKKVTDKGIVTLTDYLGGFQYVKGKLSFFPTAEGFFNAETNVYVYQFKDHLGNVRLSYSDKSNNNTIEASEIIEESNYYPFGLAHKGYNQKNDALMKDYKYQYNGKEKQEELGLNLYDYGARNYDAAIGRWMNVDPLAEQMRRHSPYNYAFNNPIRFIDPDGMIPYPITIRSFHPSPSFGKGNWLTGLTTLYKDYGGDNRPFSLAEGASSRIHHRVVADPQEGTVTYAGRGKDGTYSDVSHHPIWGTSTDTPNGYVGRIRSGENNVSFETGYYGTNPLAPGPTPDIDIDAKVNLTQTGDVLNIRAQIAGDNFPNTEAFITDPSGNKLFIGVDVRASGQDKNPTILFGPATEIIMDVNMNIRTDANGNFMQVQNGHKWINRNEWNKPYLDKNPNP; translated from the coding sequence ATGAAGATAATTAAGTATATCGCTTTATTTAGTATTTGTGGTTTAAATGCTATTGTAGCTCAGAGTGGGTCACAAAACTATATAAAAAGCACTCAATACACCCAGCCTACTACCTCTAGTGGCACTGCTGCTAGTCAAATAGTACAGGTTGTTTATTACGATGGATTGGGACGTCCTATACAAGAAGTGGCAGTAGGAGTTAGTCCAAATAAGAAAAGTGTAGTAAAACATACGGAGTATGATTTAAATATTGGTCAAACTAAAAATTTCTTAAGTTACCCCACAGCTAATGGAAGTTCTGAGTATGTAAGTGAAGCTAAAGTTGGTACGCTTACGCATTACAACACGGATAAATACCAAAATACAACTAATCCCTATAGTGAAACGCTATATGAGAAATCACCACTAAAACGAGTTATAAAAACAGGATCTGCAGGAGAGGATTGGAAAATAAGTGGTAACAACACAGTAGATTTTAAGTATCGATTCAATACAGTTAACGAAGTAAAATATCGACAAGCTAACGCAGCTCTAACGCCAGCCACTGGAATTTATAATGTAACTGTTGTAGATAAAGGAAATTATCCTGTAAATTCTCTTTATGTGAGCTCTGTGTCAGACGAGAATGGAAACGTCACTGAAGAGTTTAAAGATCAAGAAGGTAAAGTAGTATTAAAAAGAGTATACAATAATACCCAGGGAGTACCTCAATTATTTAGCGGCTCTTCTAATGCTCCAACATCTAGTTCTATGCCAAGTGCAAGTAATATACTAGGTGAAGAACTTAAAGGAAAGTCAGTACAAGATGTTATAGACAATTTTGGAACTATAGTAGATAATTTAGAGAAAAATGCAAATAAAGAGATAGACAAAACCACAAATACTGTAGAAAATCTACCAAATAACACCCTTAGAGCATCTGGTGTAACCACAGGCACTGGAGAAACTCTAGATACCTACTATATCTACGATCAGTTTGGAAATCTATCTATAATTACTTCACCTCTTTTAAATGGCGATGTTACCTTAGCTAATGTAGACAAGCTAGGCTATCAGTATAAATATGATACTAAAAACCGACTGGTTGCTAAAAAGCTACCAGGTAAATCTTGGGAATACATGGTGTATGATAAAGGAGATAGGCTAGTGGCTGTAGGTCCTGTATACGACCCATTTGGAACAGAAGCTAAAGGATGGATGGTAACTAAGTATGATGCTCTATCTAGAGTAATCTATAGCGCTTTTTACTCAGCTACATCAGTAACGGAAGTAGATAGGAAAACATTTCAAGATAATGTAAATGCTAGGGCTGTATCTTTTGAGAAAAGAGCTTCAGCCGTAAGCGGTTCACCACTAACTTATACCAATACTGTTTTCCCTAAAGACAATCTTACAATACTAAGTGTTAATTATTATGATGATTATACCTACCCAGGAGCAGCAACTAACTTTACAGCCATAGAAGGTCAAGCAGTTATACAAAATGTAAAAGGGCTACTTACTGGGAATTGGACAAGAGTACTTACTACAAGTAATGAGAGTAAAGCAAATATCTCTTTTATGTTATATGATTATAACAGTCGTATACTTAGAAGTTATACAAAGAATTATCTAGAGGGATATACCCAGGTGGATACAAAGTATACTTTTACAGGTCTTCCCTTAAAAGTAACCACTAAACACAAAAGAGATAATCTTGTTACAGATGTACAACAAATAGAAGAAAACTTTGTTTATGATCACGCAGAAAGACTGTTACACCAAACCCATAAGGTTAATAGTTTAGCCGAGGTTGTTCTTTTTGAAAATGTGTATGATGAGCTGGGAGCTTTAGAGAAAAAACGCGTTGGGGGCAAAAGGCCAAATACAACTCCTATAGCAAATACATTCCTACAAGAATTACAGTATAAATACAATATAAGAGGATGGTTAACAGATATTAATAATACAAGTAACATAAGTCAGTTAAACAATGGAAAGAGTACTTTGTTTGCCCTTAAATTAAACTACAATAAACCTGAACAAAAAAGTGCAGGAGTTAAAGGACTTTATAACGGTAATATCACTGAACAAATATGGAAAAGCGCCTTAGATAATAAAAGGCGTAGTTATGGCTATGTATATGATGGAGCAAATAGATTAGTGTTAGGTTCTTTTAATGCTCCTGATTTAAACTCAGCCTCAACGGCTAATCTGTATGACGAGAAATTAGGGTATGACAAAAATGGAAACATCACTAGACTTGATAGAAATGGAGCATCACTCGCTGGAGTAGTAACTACTATCGATAAGCTAACATACGGTTATGAACCAGGAAGCAATAGATTATCTACAGTTAGAGACGCCTCTGGTAATCAAGAAGGGTTTAAACAAGTTAATACCAGTGGAGCAGACTACAGCTATGATGAGTTCGGTAATCTAACTAATGATAAACACAAGAAAATCAGTAAGATTAAGTATAATCACTTAAACTTACCTGTTGAGATAAACTTTGGAACTGATAAAATAGAGTATATTTATACCTCTTCTGGAGAGAAAGTACAGAAGAAAGTAACAGATAAAGGTATTGTTACTCTAACGGATTATCTAGGAGGATTTCAGTATGTGAAAGGCAAACTTAGTTTTTTCCCTACAGCGGAAGGATTCTTTAACGCAGAGACAAATGTTTATGTTTACCAGTTTAAAGATCATCTAGGTAATGTAAGATTATCTTATAGTGACAAGAGTAATAATAACACGATTGAGGCTAGTGAGATCATAGAAGAATCGAATTATTATCCTTTTGGATTAGCTCATAAGGGCTATAACCAAAAGAATGATGCTCTGATGAAAGATTACAAGTATCAATATAATGGAAAAGAGAAGCAAGAAGAGTTAGGACTTAATTTATATGATTATGGAGCGCGTAACTATGATGCTGCGATTGGTAGATGGATGAATGTGGATCCGTTGGCAGAACAGATGCGTCGTCACAGCCCTTATAACTATGCGTTTAATAATCCTATTAGGTTTATTGATCCGGATGGGATGATTCCATATCCGATAACAATTCGGTCATTTCACCCAAGCCCTTCTTTTGGTAAAGGAAATTGGTTAACGGGACTAACTACTCTTTACAAGGATTATGGAGGGGATAATAGGCCTTTTAGTTTAGCAGAAGGAGCATCTTCACGCATTCATCATAGAGTTGTAGCTGATCCACAAGAAGGTACTGTTACCTATGCAGGTAGAGGAAAAGATGGCACATATTCTGATGTGTCTCATCATCCGATATGGGGAACATCTACTGATACACCAAATGGATATGTAGGAAGAATTAGGTCAGGAGAAAATAATGTTTCTTTTGAAACAGGATATTATGGAACAAATCCATTAGCTCCAGGCCCTACTCCAGATATTGATATAGATGCAAAGGTTAATTTAACTCAAACAGGAGATGTATTAAATATTAGAGCACAGATTGCAGGGGATAATTTTCCTAATACAGAAGCGTTTATTACAGATCCAAGCGGAAATAAATTATTTATTGGTGTTGATGTGAGAGCATCAGGACAGGATAAAAACCCAACTATTTTATTTGGCCCAGCAACCGAGATAATAATGGACGTTAATATGAATATCCGTACAGATGCTAATGGTAACTTTATGCAGGTGCAAAATGGCCATAAATGGATAAATAGAAATGAATGGAATAAACCATATTTAGATAAAAACCCAAATCCATAA
- a CDS encoding DUF6843 domain-containing protein, with protein sequence MKKIFKVIGYIILGILVFLACVFIFWKWKNTSENEVFILPDDFEGAVIVLYNKQNGEPKKYDKEGNRIYTIPESGILKTKFKFQKGWRDIRYTRKNGTELRYLLPSDNIWNDTITKKRNDNIYVFNASYSDDFWFLVGKIRDINSLGKKMDEKWEQFSNPVILKDGDSIGNVRHNKIFDK encoded by the coding sequence ATGAAAAAAATATTTAAAGTTATTGGTTATATTATTTTGGGGATTCTAGTGTTTTTGGCCTGTGTGTTTATCTTTTGGAAATGGAAAAACACATCTGAAAACGAAGTTTTTATTTTACCTGATGATTTTGAAGGAGCTGTTATTGTTTTGTACAATAAACAAAATGGAGAGCCTAAAAAATATGACAAAGAAGGAAACCGGATTTATACCATTCCTGAAAGTGGAATATTAAAGACAAAATTTAAATTCCAAAAAGGTTGGCGTGATATTAGATACACTCGTAAAAATGGTACAGAGTTAAGATATTTACTTCCTTCAGACAATATTTGGAACGATACAATAACAAAAAAAAGGAACGATAATATTTATGTATTTAATGCTTCGTACTCTGATGATTTTTGGTTTCTTGTTGGTAAAATAAGAGATATTAACTCTTTAGGAAAGAAAATGGATGAAAAATGGGAACAATTTTCAAATCCTGTTATTTTAAAAGATGGAGACAGTATTGGAAACGTAAGACACAATAAAATTTTTGATAAATAA